A single Anatilimnocola floriformis DNA region contains:
- a CDS encoding TonB-dependent receptor — translation MAKLFDFQRMLTRNSSRSMAPWYLSLAAAGLLTWQAAPAFGQEFTPPEPEPLSTQFVIQDATQPPAAQPPTLPDTTVQGQQPSTAVNPEAFENGDLTGTILDGTIFSNSPTIGYRADTSTAGSIIAIPNADLPMTVNTITRDALDDQIAIHTSDIFRNAGGIVAQGDSQFADRFLIRGQQIQSSSFRKDGFLDRTGVPRDYQNVERVEILKGPASVLYGAGDSAGVINLVTKKPVYDQFAIGGYTFGSWGQDRFTLDANNYTAGGNVLFRLNAVQESVNSFVDFDYINRVQIAPVVTFLLNDQTTLTWNGEYHKDHRIGYQGVPAVNGDPLALPPSRYVGEPANDFFRGEEFRQSLVLNHQINDEWYFRIGGYSLFTSLPSSTTSATSFAPAIPDPPAPFVNRLRSDSPINNEQTQSMIANLGGEFWTGDMLHKAVFGLEYNYLDSNSIFNAGLPIGAFDPSNPVYNNPPAFPLFGLQTNAFRQQRVGYYMQDLVELTANWKAMGGVRFDTADFQFDRVVSGVPGGPFPLETNQTFNRVTPRGGLVYQPWADESLSLYYTYAQSFSPPGGGAYLSFGPLNPVLGETHEAGIKSLITDGVTVTACGFHTVRQNDTFVLTPSVVTQVGDVTSQGAELNIIGNITDDWSLIANYTYCDARVNDVTLGLNNVEARNNPLNSANIWSRYNFYNDGYQTYGAALGWVFVGERPSDLFPNPIDLPSYSRWDMGLYYRRGQLNATVYLENIGDIQYATGSSNTFQIYQGAPFNGRANITYMF, via the coding sequence ATGGCGAAGCTCTTCGATTTCCAACGCATGCTTACCAGAAACTCATCTCGCAGCATGGCGCCTTGGTATTTGTCGCTGGCTGCGGCAGGTTTGTTGACTTGGCAAGCTGCACCGGCGTTTGGTCAAGAGTTCACGCCCCCCGAGCCCGAGCCGCTGTCGACTCAGTTTGTCATTCAAGACGCCACGCAGCCCCCCGCTGCCCAACCGCCGACATTGCCCGACACGACCGTGCAGGGGCAGCAACCTTCGACGGCAGTGAATCCAGAAGCCTTCGAAAATGGCGACCTAACCGGCACGATTCTCGATGGCACGATCTTCAGCAACTCGCCGACGATTGGCTATCGTGCCGACACTTCGACGGCTGGCTCGATCATTGCGATTCCGAATGCCGATTTGCCGATGACGGTTAACACCATCACCCGCGACGCGCTCGACGATCAAATCGCGATCCACACGAGCGACATCTTCCGCAATGCGGGCGGCATAGTCGCGCAAGGCGATAGTCAGTTCGCCGACCGCTTTTTGATTCGCGGTCAACAGATTCAATCGAGTAGCTTCCGCAAGGATGGCTTCCTCGACCGCACCGGCGTGCCGCGCGATTATCAAAACGTGGAACGAGTCGAAATTCTCAAGGGCCCAGCCTCGGTGCTCTACGGTGCCGGTGACTCGGCGGGCGTGATCAACCTCGTCACCAAGAAGCCGGTGTACGATCAATTTGCGATCGGTGGTTACACGTTTGGCTCGTGGGGTCAGGACCGCTTCACTCTCGATGCCAATAACTATACGGCTGGCGGCAACGTTCTCTTCCGCTTGAATGCCGTGCAGGAAAGTGTCAACAGCTTTGTCGATTTCGACTACATCAACCGCGTGCAAATCGCGCCGGTCGTGACGTTCCTGCTCAACGACCAAACGACCCTGACCTGGAATGGTGAATATCACAAAGATCACCGCATCGGTTACCAAGGTGTGCCCGCCGTCAACGGCGATCCACTCGCGCTGCCGCCTAGCCGTTACGTCGGTGAACCGGCCAACGACTTTTTCCGCGGCGAGGAGTTCCGCCAATCGCTGGTGCTGAATCACCAGATCAACGACGAATGGTACTTCCGCATCGGCGGTTACTCGCTGTTCACTAGCTTGCCGTCATCGACGACCTCGGCTACTTCGTTTGCCCCAGCGATTCCGGATCCACCAGCGCCATTCGTAAATCGCTTGCGGAGCGATTCGCCGATCAACAACGAACAGACGCAATCGATGATCGCCAACTTGGGTGGTGAATTCTGGACCGGCGATATGCTGCACAAGGCAGTTTTTGGTTTGGAATACAACTATCTCGATTCGAACTCGATCTTCAACGCCGGGTTGCCTATCGGCGCGTTCGATCCGTCGAATCCCGTCTACAACAATCCGCCGGCATTTCCTCTCTTCGGCCTGCAAACCAATGCCTTCCGCCAACAGCGCGTCGGTTATTACATGCAGGATCTGGTCGAACTCACCGCCAATTGGAAGGCGATGGGCGGCGTGCGATTCGACACGGCCGATTTTCAATTCGATCGTGTTGTGAGCGGCGTGCCCGGCGGTCCGTTTCCGCTGGAAACGAATCAGACTTTCAATCGTGTCACGCCGCGCGGTGGCCTTGTCTACCAACCGTGGGCTGACGAAAGCCTGTCGCTCTACTACACCTACGCCCAATCGTTCAGCCCTCCTGGAGGTGGTGCGTACCTCAGCTTCGGGCCGCTCAACCCCGTGCTCGGCGAAACGCACGAAGCGGGCATCAAGTCGCTCATCACCGACGGCGTCACCGTGACGGCGTGCGGCTTTCATACGGTCCGCCAGAACGACACGTTTGTGCTCACGCCCAGCGTGGTCACGCAGGTCGGCGACGTGACTTCACAAGGTGCTGAGCTCAACATCATTGGCAACATCACCGATGACTGGAGCCTGATCGCCAACTACACCTACTGCGACGCCCGGGTGAATGACGTCACGCTCGGCTTGAACAATGTGGAAGCTCGCAACAACCCGTTGAACTCGGCCAACATCTGGTCGCGTTATAACTTCTACAACGACGGCTACCAGACGTATGGCGCCGCGTTGGGGTGGGTGTTCGTCGGCGAACGCCCCTCGGACTTGTTCCCCAACCCGATCGATCTGCCTAGCTACAGCCGCTGGGACATGGGTCTCTACTATCGCCGCGGCCAGCTGAACGCCA